From the Variovorax paradoxus genome, the window CTGTGGCGCCTCGTGCACGAGCCCGGCCTGCGGCACGCCCCGATCGATGCCGACATGATGCAGGCGCAGCTCATGGCCAAGGCGGTGCACCGCGACATCCACAAGATGCGCGCCTTCGTGCGCTTCACCCGCGTCGAAGACGGCGAAGGCGGCGAGAGGCATGTCGCGTGGTTCGAGCCCGACCACCACATCGTCGAGGCCAACGCGCCGTTCTTCGCGCGCCGCTTCGCACAGATGCGCTGGGCCATCCTCACGCCCGAGCGCTGCATCGAATGGGACGGGCAGGCGCTGTCGCTGCGCGAGGGCGCCGACCGCCGCGAGAAGCCGCCGCCCGATGCGGGCGAGCAGCTCTGGCTCACCTACTACGAGAACATCTTCAACCCCGCGCGGCTCAAGCTCGCGATGATGCGGCGCGAGATGCCGCGCCGCTACTGGCACAACCTGCCCGAGGCTGCGTTGATCCAGCCGCTGGCCGAGGCGGCTGCGCAGCGCAGCCAGTCGATGATCGACGCGCCCGCCACGCCTGCGCGCCGCATCCGGGCGCCGATACAGCTGCATCCGGTGCCGGCCGACGGCATGGCGCCAGCCGACCTCGACCAGCTGCGCGCCGCGGCACACGCGTGCCGCGCGTGTCCGATCGGCGCGCTCGCCACGCAGGCGGTGTGCGGCGAGGGGCCTGCGGGGGCGCTCCACATGCTGGTCGGCGAGCAGCCCGGCGACCAGGAAGACCTGGCGGGCCGGCCCTTCATCGGGCCGGCCGGGCAACTGCTCGACCGCGCGATGGCGCAGCTGGGCTGGGCGCGCGAGAGCGTGTACCTGGCCAATGCCGTCAAGCACTTCAAGTACGAACTGCGCGGCAAGCGGCGCATCCACAAGACGGCCGGCCAGCGCGAGGCCCTGGCCTGCGCGCACTGGCTCGACAGCGAGATCGCGCTGGTGCGCCCGAAGGCGCTGGTGGCGCTCGGCGCCACGGCCGCACGTTCCCTGCTCGGCCGCCAGGTGGCCGTGCAGACCGAGCGCGGCGCCTGGCTGCATGAGCGCGGCGACGGCCGGCCGGTGTTCGTTACGCTGCATCCGTCGGCGCTGCTGCGGCTGCCCGACGGCGAACGCGACGCCGCCCACGCGCGCTGGCTCGAAGACCTGGCCGGTGCAATGGCCGCGCCTGCGATCATCGACGCCCGATGAGCACCGACGACGCACGCTGGAACGCCTACCTCCATGAACGCCATTCGCGCGAGATCTTGCGCGAATGGGCCCGCAGCCTGTCGTTCTTCCGCTTCTGCCGCGCCTTCGGCGGCCACGCGAACGACGGCGACTGCCTGCGCGCGGCGCTTGCCATCGCGTCGGAGGCGCATTTGCAGGACGTGTTCGCGCAACTCGGCATGGCGCTGGAGCGCCTGCCGCAGGACCACCCCGAGCCCGTGGCCGGCGTGCATTACCCCGGCGCGGAATTCATGAAGTTCGTGCCCGCGGCGCGCGGCTTCGGGCTGCCGGTGCGGCAGCCGGGCCGCGTGACCATCGCCGGCGCGGAGGTCTTCGCGTGGCTGCGTGCCGGGCGGCTGGACCTGTCGATGTCCGACGCCGACGAGCCCTGGGACGTGACGGCCCGAACCGTTCGCGCTGCGCAGTCGGTCGAGCTGCTGCTGCGGCCGCTGGCCGGGCTCTGCATCGACCCGCCGCAGGAAGGGCGCAACTGCCTGAGCCCGAAATCGCATCCGTGGCTGTGGGCGGACCCTGCGGACGACCACCGCTAACGCGCTGCGGTCGTTGCTGGCTCACTGTCGGCGGCTGCGCACAGAATGTTTCGAAGGTCCGCGAACCGTTCGGCGGGTTCGACGCCTCCTTGTGTCCGAGGGTCTTCCTCATGCACAACCAAGGATCGAAGGAATCGCCATGCTCTACATCAAGAATGTTCCCGGTTGGGAACGCGCGCTGCGCATCGTGGCCGGGCTTGCCGGCCTGGTTTTTGCCGCCATGAACTGGGGCGCGGCCGGTTCTGCGCTGGCCGTGGCGGCCGGCCTGGGGGCGCGATGCTCGCGCTCACCGGGCTGGCCGGCTTCTGCCCGATGTGCGCCATGGTCGGGCGCAAGCCCGGCAGGCTGGGCGGGGAACGCTGAAC encodes:
- a CDS encoding UdgX family uracil-DNA binding protein (This protein belongs to the uracil DNA glycosylase superfamily, members of which act in excision repair of DNA. However, it belongs more specifically to UdgX branch, whose founding member was found to bind uracil in DNA (where it does not belong), without cleaving it, appears to promote DNA repair by a pathway involving RecA, rather than base excision.) yields the protein MQVRLEDPVDLEAFRGHARRLLADGVPPDHVEWLEGAAAEGAGGLFDASGEGSTDARPPLHVAARQPVPASFVALCADVILHRDPQRFTLLYRLLWRLVHEPGLRHAPIDADMMQAQLMAKAVHRDIHKMRAFVRFTRVEDGEGGERHVAWFEPDHHIVEANAPFFARRFAQMRWAILTPERCIEWDGQALSLREGADRREKPPPDAGEQLWLTYYENIFNPARLKLAMMRREMPRRYWHNLPEAALIQPLAEAAAQRSQSMIDAPATPARRIRAPIQLHPVPADGMAPADLDQLRAAAHACRACPIGALATQAVCGEGPAGALHMLVGEQPGDQEDLAGRPFIGPAGQLLDRAMAQLGWARESVYLANAVKHFKYELRGKRRIHKTAGQREALACAHWLDSEIALVRPKALVALGATAARSLLGRQVAVQTERGAWLHERGDGRPVFVTLHPSALLRLPDGERDAAHARWLEDLAGAMAAPAIIDAR